The following proteins are encoded in a genomic region of Sporichthya brevicatena:
- a CDS encoding MaoC family dehydratase encodes MQFGRTYEEFEVGAVYKHWPGKTVTEYDDHLFCLLTMNHHPLHMDINYAENTTDFGKNVVVGNYIYSLLLGMSVEDVSGKAIANLEISSLRHVAPTFHGDTIYGETTVLGKNMTSKPDRGVVEVETIGYKQDGTIVCIFRRKVMVPTQEYLDARGGDQPGRPTPIPREK; translated from the coding sequence ATGCAGTTCGGGCGGACGTACGAGGAGTTCGAGGTCGGCGCGGTCTACAAGCACTGGCCAGGAAAGACCGTCACGGAGTACGACGACCACCTGTTCTGTCTGCTCACGATGAACCACCACCCGCTCCACATGGACATCAACTACGCCGAGAACACGACGGACTTCGGCAAGAACGTGGTGGTCGGGAACTACATCTACTCCCTGCTGCTCGGCATGTCCGTCGAGGACGTCTCCGGCAAGGCGATCGCGAACCTGGAGATCTCCTCGCTGCGGCACGTCGCGCCGACGTTCCACGGCGACACGATCTACGGCGAGACGACCGTCCTCGGCAAGAACATGACCTCGAAGCCGGACCGCGGGGTCGTCGAGGTCGAGACCATCGGCTACAAGCAGGACGGCACGATCGTCTGCATCTTCCGTCGCAAGGTCATGGTGCCGACGCAGGAGTACCTCGACGCTCGCGGCGGGGACCAGCCCGGCCGGCCGACCCCGATTCCGCGGGAGAAGTGA